One window from the genome of Schistocerca piceifrons isolate TAMUIC-IGC-003096 chromosome 1, iqSchPice1.1, whole genome shotgun sequence encodes:
- the LOC124786459 gene encoding ribonuclease P protein subunit p14, with protein sequence MSDYYYLDVSLEVIPAEKEKVSAVYFKNHVMQSMKILFGEVGASIPVDVLKYDIEKQRAVLRCPAESYVKLHSSLTLRGDYGGSSCVYKVHQTSPFLLSLLSNSRTYSHV encoded by the exons ATGAGCGATTATTACTATCTGgatgtttcatt GGAAGTGATACCGGCAGAGAAGGAGAAGGTGTCAGCTGTATATTTTAAAAACCATGTTATGCAGTCCATGAAAATTTTATTTGGAGAG GTTGGTGCAAGCATTCCTGTTGATGTACTGAAGTACGATATTGAAAAACAGCGTGCTGTTCTTCGCTGCCCGGCAGAGTCCTATGTGAAATTGCATAGTTCTCTAACTTTACGTGGTGATTACGGTGGCAGTTCGTGTGTTTATAAAGTGCATCAGACCAGTCcatttcttctctctctccttTCAAACAGTAGGACATACAGCCATGTGTAA